In the genome of Nonomuraea sp. NBC_00507, the window CAGCTTCGCCGTGCCCGACAGCGTGCGGCTCGCCGGCTTCCAGTCCAGCGTCAGATCGTAGTGGAGCACGTCGATCGCCGGGTTGCCGTAGGCCGGGTACACCGGGTCCTTGACGGGCTGCGACCTGCCCTTCTCGTACGCGCTCAGGTCCACCTCGGGACGCGGCGCCTCGGCCACGGGCTTGGCGGACTGCGCCTGCCGCGTGGCGGGCGGGGGCGTGCTACAGCCCGATACGGCCAGCGAAAGGGTCAGAAGTAATAAAAGGGGCCTCCGCATTCGGGCAAAGGTAACGAACCGCCTCGTTACCTACAAGCGCTTTTCGTCAATCAGATCGTTTCTGCAAACTCCCTGTGAAGCGCGCAGCACCTCTTCACCCAGGGGCACGGGCACGGGCATCGTGGGCCGCATGAGATCCGCGATCCTGAAGACCGCAGCAAGCGCCTTAATCGTGCTCCTGCTGGGCACCGTGCCCGCGCAGGCCACGTCGAAGCCGGACCAGTTCGCGCTGCCCAACGGGTTCCAGCCGGAGGGGATCGCGATCGGGGGCGGGCCCTACGCCTACTTCGGCTCCCGCGCGACCGGTGACATCTACCGGGCAGACCTGCGCACCGGTAAGGGGTCGGTCATCAGCAAGGGCCCGGGCACGCCGTCGCTCGGGCTCAAGACCGACGGGCGCGGCCGGCTGTTCGTGGCCGGGGGGACGGGTGGCGACGCCCGCGTGATCGACCTGCGTACCGGGGAGGTCGTCAAGTCGTACAAGCTGACCACCGACCCGGCGTTCGTCAACGACGTCATCCTCACCGGGGGTGCGGCGTACTTCACCGACTCCCGCAACCCCGTCCTGTACAAGCTGGAGCTCGGCCGCGGCGGCGCGCTGCCCGGCGAGGCCGTCAAGATCCCGCTCAGCGGGGCCATTCAGTACACGACCGGCAACAATGCCAACGGCATCGCGATCAGCCCCGACCGCACGTCACTGCTGATCGTCCAGTCGAACACCGGCAAGCTGTTCGAGGCAGACCCGGCCACCGGCGTCACCACAGAGGTGGACCTGGGCGGCAAGCTGCTCACCAACGGCGACGGCCTGCTGCTGTCCGGCAGCACCCTGTACGCCGTGCTCAACCGCGCCAACACCGTCGCCGTCATCGGCCTGGCCGCCGACGGCTCGTCCGGGAAGATCGTCAAGCGACTGACCGATCCGCGCTTCGACGTCCCGACGACGGTCGCCAAGTACGGCCACCGCCTCTACCTGCCCAACGCCCGCTTCACCACCACGCCGACGCCTGACACGGCGTACAACGTGGTAGCGATCAAGCCCTGACCCCGGACGGGGGCGGGCCACCGCCCCCTCGGCCCAACTGCCTGCGCGCCTGCGGCCGGTCGGCCGCGCGCGCCGGCCGGGTGGCGGTGCTCGCGTCGCCCGCGGTGTCACGGTGCCGGGTTGTGGCGCCGGTATTCGGCAAGGCGGTGACGGGTCAGCGGGGCGGGCGGAGGGCGGCGAGCTGGTCCTCGAACGGCACGACCGTCTCCTCCTGGTCGGCCCGCGCGTGCGGCGCGCGGTGCCGGAGCAGGTCGGCCAGCTCCCCGGCGGCGCGTTCGATGCGCTCGCCCAGGCCGTCGGTGAAGGCGTCGCCCGCGCCGCCCCAGTCCTCCGCGGCCGCGTACACGGCGGTCGGGACGACGACGGCCCGCAGGTAGGCGAACAGCGGCCGCAGCGCGTGCTCCAGCGCCAGCGAGTGGCGCGCCGTCCCGCCGGTGGCGGCGATCAGCACGGGCTTGCCCACCAGCGCGGTGTTGTCGACCACGTCGAAGAACGACTTGAACAACCCGCTGTAGGAACCGCTGAAGATCGGCGTGACCGCGATGATCCCGTCGGACTCCGTGACCGCCTCGATCGCCGCGCGCAGCCGGGCGCCGGGGAACCCGGTCACGAACGCGTGCGCGACGTCCACGGCCAGCTCACGCAACTCGATCACCCGCGGCTCGACGGCCGCGAGCTCGGCCGGGCCCGCCGGCGGCGGCACGCGCCCGGCCGCGCGCTCCTCCGGCGCCTCCTGCTCCGCCAGTCGTCGGGTCACGGCCTCGGCGAGGCGGTCGGCGAGCAGGCGGGTCGAGGAGGGCTGGGTCAGCCCCGCCGTGACGACGACCAGCTTCATGATGTCCCCTTCCTCAGGCTTCGACGGTGGTGGCGGAGGCGGTGGTGACGGCGGCGGCCGTCTTGGCCGCGAGCAGGGAGTCGTGCGTGGGCGCGTCCGGCACCTCGGCCGGCCTGCCCTTGGCGAACTCGGCACGCAGCACCGGCACGACCTCCTCGCCGAGGATGTCGAGCTGCTCCAGCACGGTCTTCAGCGGCAGCCCCGCGTGGTCCATGAGGAACAGCTGGCGCTGGTAGTCGCCGAAGAACTCCCTGAACTGCAGCGTCCGGTCGATGACCTGCTGCGGGCTGCCCACGGTGAGCGGCGTCTCGGCCATGAACTCCTCCAGCGACGGCCCGTGGCCGTACACGGGGGCGACGTCGAAGTACGGGCGGAACTCGCGTACCGCGTCCTGGGAGTTCTTGCGCATGAACACCTGGCCGCCGAGCCCCACAATGGCCTGCTCGGGCGTGCCGTGCCCATAGTGGGCGTACCGCTGCCGGTAGAGGTGGATCAGCCGCATGAAGTGCTCCTTCGGCCAGAAGATGTTGTTGGCGAAGAAGCCGTCACCGTAGTAGGCGGCCTGCTCGGCGATCTCCGGGCTGCGGATCGAGCCGTGCCACACGAACGGCGGCACCTCGTCCAGCGGCCGCGGCGTCGAGGTGAAGCCCTGCAGCGGTGTGCGGAAGCGGCCCTCCCAGTCCACCACGTCCTCGCGCCACAGCCGGTGCAGCAGCGCGTAGTTCTCGATGGCGAGCGGGATGCCCTGCCTGATGTCCTGGCCGAACCACGGATAGACGGGCCCGGTGTTGCCCCGGCCCATCATGACGTCCACCCGCCCGCCCGCCAGGTGCTGCAGCATGGCGAAGTCCTCGGCGATCTTCACCGGGTCGTTGGTGGTGATCAGCGTGGTGGCGGTGGAGAGGACGAGGCGCTCGGTCTTGGCCGCGATGTAGCCGAGCATCGTCGTGGGGGAGGACGGCACGAACGGCGGGTTGTGGTGCTCGCCCGTCGCGAACACGTCAAGCCCGACCTCCTCGGCCTTGAGCGCGATCGTCACCATCGCCTTGATCCGCTCGTGCTCCGTCGGCGTCCTGCCGGTCGTGGGGTCCATGGTCACGTCACCCACGCTGAAGATTCCGAACTGCACTTTAGTCACCATCCATGACTGTTGAATCTTTGACGGCTACGGTAGCGCAAGGGCCTTCCGTGTTATTCCATCATCGGGCATGGTGGTCCGTGCGTGGTCAGAGCGCGTTGATGTCCGCCGGGCCGAGGATCCGCTTGGGCGCGCCCCGCTCGGCGACCGTGATCATGGCCTGTCCGATCCGCTCCGTCGTGGTCACCGCGGACGGGAAGAGCAGCCGGAACAGCGGGTACAGCGGCCGGCTCGCGACGTAGGCCAGCCGGTAGAGCCGGGTGCGCGAGGTGATGCCGTGCAGGGGCTGAATGAAGCCGGGCCGGAACATGTACGCCTGCAGCGGCAGCGCCAGCAGCGCGTTCTCGGTCTCCCCCTTCACCCTGGCCCACATCGCCGGCCCGTGGGCGTTCGTCCCGGCGCCCGACACGTACACGAACGTCGAGCCGGGATTGAGCCGCGCCAGGGTGTTCGCCACGGACAGCGTGTAGTCGTAGGTGATGTGCCGGTAGTTCTTTTCGCTCATCCCGGCCGACGAGACGCCCAGGCAGAAGAAACACGCGTCGAAACCCGTCAGGCGCTCCTCGATGGAGGCCAGGTCGAGCAGGTTGCCATGGAGGATGTGCCGCAGCTTGGGGTGGTCGATGCCCGTCGGGGAGCGGCCGACCGCGAGCACGGCCGACACCCGCTCGTCGAGCAGGCACTCCCTGAGCACGCCGCGCCCGACCATGCCGGTCGCCCCAAAGATGATCACGTTCACGCCGGGCTCGCTCCGATCGTCTCGCCGATGCCCTCAGGGAGAGGATATGGACTATGGCTGCATGGCCTTGGTCCGGTGCACGGCCTGGAGCAGCCCGATCGCCAGGAGCCCGGCGACCGTGGCCGAGCCGCCGTACGACACGAACGGCAGCGGCACGCCCACGATGGGCATGAGCCCCACCGTCATGCCCACGTTCACGAACGTCTGGAACGTCAGCCACGACACCACGGCCCCGGCCAGGACGGCCCCGTAGGGCGAGGCGCTGTGCCGCGCGATCGACAACCCCCGCCACAGCAGCACGCCGATGGTCAGCACGATGGCCGCGGCCCCGGCGAAGCCGAACTCCTCGCCCGCGACGGTGAAGATGAAGTCGGTGTGCTGCTCGGGCACGAAGTGCCCGGCGGTCTGCTCGCCGTTGAACAGCCCCTTGCCGGACAGGCCGCCGGAGCCGATCGCGATGCGCGCCTGCGCGGCGTTATACCCCACACCGCCCGGGTCGGCGCCCGGGTTGGCCAGCACGAGCAGCCGCTCCAGCTGGTACGGCCGCACCAGCCCCAGCTTCCACGCCGCCGCCCCCGCGCCCACGGCGCCCGCGACGAGCACCAGCAGCCACCGCTTGGGCGCCCCCGACACCAGCAGCGCCCCGCTCACCATGGCCGCGAACACCAGCATCGTCCCGAGGTCCGGCTGCAACGCGATCAACCCGATCGGCACCGCGGCCAGCACCAGCGCCAGCAGAACCCCGCCGAACCCGGGCCTGCTCTGCCCGTCGCGCAGCTCCGCCAGCGGCACCGCGAACGCCAGCGCCAGCGCCACCTTGGCGAACTCCGACGGCTGGAACTGCACTCCGGGCGCCAGCACGATCCACGAGTGCGCCCCGTTCACCCGAACCCCGAGCGGCGTCAGCACACCCGCCAGCGACACCAGCGCCAGCACGTACGCCAGCGGCACGTACGCCCGCAGCACCCGCAGGTCGCACCGCGACACGAACCACATGAGGACGAGCCCGAGCCCGACGCTCACCGCCTGCCTGATCAGCAGCCCGTAGTCGCCCTCCATCCGCGTGGCCGACCACACCAGCAGCAGCCCCACTACGGACAGGGCCAGGGCCAGCAGTGTCAGCGTCCAGTCCGGCGCGCCCAGCGTCGGCGCCCACACGACCCGCCGCTTCCCGGTCGCCACCGCGATCATCGCCGCTCCTGTGTTGAATGGTCGCGCTCACTCGGCCCTCGCTGGTCACGCAGGCTGCCGCTCTCGGGCCTGACCGTTCGCCGCTCGTGTTGAATGGTCGCGCTCACTCGGCCCTCCCTGGTCACGCAGGCTGCCGCTCTCGGGCCTGACCGTTCGCCGCTCGTGTTGAATGGTCGCGCTCACTCGGCCCTCCCTGGTCACGCAGGCTGCCGCTCTCGGGCCTGACCGTTCGCCGCTCCGCCAACCCGATGATGCCTTCCCATATGTCGCGCGCCGCCGGCGCCGCGCCTTCTGCGCCCCGGCCGCCCTCCGACAGCACGACGACGACGGTGTAGGCGGGATCCGGGGCGAACGAGGCGAACCAGGAGGTGTCCCGGTGCCCGAACGACTCGGCCGTCCCCGTCTTCCCGGCCACCGCGACCTTGCCGAACGGGAACCCCTTGAACGCGCCCTCCGCCGTGCCCTTCTTCGGCACCTGGCTCAGCGCGTTCCTGATGAACCGCAGCGTCTCCGCCGAGGCCGGCAGCCGCCCGGCCACCGGCGGCGTGATGGTGGTGACCGTGGTCCCGTCCGGCCGGACGACCTTCATCCCGACGCGCGGGCTGTGCAGCGTCCCGCCGTTGGCCACGGCCGCGTACGCGCGGGCCAGCTGCAGCGGCGTGACCAGCACGCCGCCCTGCCCGATGGAGAAGTTGGCCGCGTCGCCGCCCCGCCACTCGCCGCCGCCGCGGCAGTTCTCCTTGGCGATCGCGGTCAGGTACGCCGCCCGCCCGCGGTCGGCCATCTCCGGGTACCCCTTGGCGGCCCGGCGGCAGCTCTCCTCGCGGGTGGCCCGCCACAGCGCCTTCTTCGCGGCCCGATCGGGCACCGCGCCGGCCGCCTCACCGGGCAGGTCCACCCCCGTCGGTTTGCCGAAGCCGAACCCGCGCGCGGTCTTCTCCAAGGCCTCGGACCCCCGCTCCCACAGCTGGTCGGCCAGCCGGTAGAAGATCGTGTCGCAGGACTGGACCAGCGCCCCGTGCATGGTCATCAGGCCGAGGTCGGCGCTGGCGAAGTTCCTGAACACCCGGGTGCCCACCGTGTAGCCGCTGGGGCAGTCGTAGAACGCGCCGAGCCCGTACCCGGCGTTCGCGGCCGCCGCGACCGAGGCGACCTTCCACGTCGAGCCAGGCGCCCACTCGCCCTGCACGGCCTGCGACAGCAGCGGCAGCCGCTTGTACTCGCGGGCGGTCACGCCGTCGGTCCACACGGCCGGGTCGTAGGCGGGCAGCCCCGCCAGCGCGACCAGGCGGCCGGTCTGCGACTCCATCACCACGGCCGCGCCCGACTTCGCGCCGCTCGTGGTCAGCGCCCGGGCGACCGCCTGCTCGGCGATGGTCTGGATGCGGGAGTCGAGGCTGGTCACGAGCGTGTTGCCGGGCACGGGCGGGTCCTGGCGGAGCGTCCTGGTGACCTGCCCGGTGTTGTCCACGGCCACGTCGCGCCGCCCGGCGCGGCCGGCCAGCTCCCGGTCGTACACGCCTTCGAGCCCGTCACGGCCCTTGGCGCCCTGCACATACCCGAGGGTGTGCGCCGCCGCCGCGCCGAACGGGTAGACCCGCACCGGCCGCAGCTCCGTGCGCACGCCGGGGAAGTCCTGCTGCCGCTCGCTGATCTGCAGCGCGGTCTGCGCGGTGACGTCCTCGGCGACGGGGATCGGCTCGTACGGAGAGCCCTGCCAGCACGGCTGCGCCACCTCAGGCCCGCACAACCGGACCTTCTCCGCGATCTGCCGGTACGGCTGGTCCAGCACCTCGCCGAGGCGCTCCAGCACCGCCCGCCCGCCGTCGGGCTGGTGGGCTAGCGCCACCGCGTCCACCGTGACCACCGGCCTGGTCCGGTTCGTCACCAGCGGACGCCCGGCCACGTCCACGATCTGCCCGCGCACCGGCGGCACCGGCACGGTCCTGATCCGTACGTCCGCCGCGGCCCGCACGTACTCGGCCCCGCTGACCACCTGCAGGAACCACAGCCGCCCCACCAGCGTGGCCACCATCGCCACCACGACCAGCCGCAATACGAACAATCTGGCCTTAGACACGCCGCATCGCCACCCTCGGCTCGGCCTCCACGGAGTGCCGGCGGCGCAGCAACACGGGGCTCACCAGCGCCCCCAGCGCCACCGTCCACGCGAGCGTCCATGGCAGCGCCGCGAGCGCGGCCCGCCACGGCTCGTCGCCGAGCGCGACCGCCGCGCCGGCCTGCAGCAGCGTGCCGACGGCGGCGCCGGCCGCGCCTGCCAGGAGCGGATTGCGGTCCCGTGTCCGCCCTTCCGGCAGGGCAGCGCCCTCGCGCCAGCGGCCGGCCAGCAGGCCCGTCACCGCCAGCACCAGCGCCGTCCGCCCCACCGTGCCGTCGGCCGGCGGCGTCACGTCGGCGGCGAGCCCGGCGGCGAGCCCGGCCACGCAGCCCCAGACCGGCCCCCTGGACAGCGCCAGCCACACCACGGCGAGCACCACCAGGTCGGGACCGCCCCACGGCGACCTGTTGATCAGCAGCACCTGCAGCAGCGGGGCCAGGATGAGGAACAGCACCAGCACGGCTCACCTCCCTGCGCCGCCAACGGCGAAAGCACCGGCCGCATGGCTCACCTCCCGGTGTCGGGCACGATCACCGCGACCAGGTCGAGCGCGGACAGCCGGGCGGCGGGCCGCACCAGCGCCGTGCGCGTGGCCGCGCCGGGCGCCCGCTCGATCCGCGCGACCGTGCCGATGGGCAGCCCGGCCACGTACGGCCGGCCGCCGGCCGACCCGAGCGTCACCACCTGGTCGCCGACCTCGAGCGGCGCGTTGGGGTCGAACAGGCTCAGCCGCAGCAGGCCGTCGCCCGGCATTCCCGTCACGACGCCTAGCTCGCCGGAGGCCGCCATCCGCGCGCCCACCGACGACCCGGGATCGGTGATCAGCGACACGGACGCGGTGGCCGGGCCGGCCCAGCTGACCTTGCCCACGAGGCCGTCGGCGTTCAGCACCGTCACGTCGCGCGTCACGCCCGCCGCCGATCCCGCGTCGATGGTGACGTTCCTGCCCTGCCCGAAGCCGACCACGTGCGCGGAGACGCCACGATAGGGCGCCGGCGCCGCCGCCGGCGTGCCCTTGGCCCCGCCCGCGGCCAGCTCGGCCCGCAGGCGGGCGTTCTCCTGCTCCAGCGCCCGCAGGCGCCCCTCGCCGCCGACCGATCGGGTGACCGTGCCGATCGCGCTCTCGACCGTGCCGTACACGGTCGAGCCGGCCGCCCGCAGCGGCTCCAGCGGCATCAGCGTCCGGTCCACCACGACGAGCAGGACCGCGGCGAGTAACACGAGCAGGATGAGCGCCCGCTTCACCGCCGCGACCAATCGGGCAGCAGCACGTCCCGCATTGCCTGGAACCGCTCGACGCAGCGGCCCGCGCCCAGCGCCACCGAGTACAGCGGCTTGTCGACGACCCGGATCGGCATGCCGGTGGCCTGGCCCATCCGCTCGGCCAGCCCGCGCAGCAGGGCCCCGCCGCCGGTCAGCACGATGCCGTTGTCCAGCAGGTCGCCGGCCAGCTCGGCCGGGCACTGGTCGAGCGTCGTCTGCACGGCGTCGATGATGGTCTGCACCTGGTCCTCGATGGCCTCGCCGATCTCCTCCGAGGTCATCGTCGCCGTCTTCGGCAGCCCGCTGACCAGGTCGCGGCCGCGTACGGGGGCGCTGGCGTCCGGGGAGATGGCCCGCGGCGCGGCGGCCGGGAGGACGGCCTCCTGCCTGGGCCTGGACCGGAACGGATTCCACCGGCGCGGGGCGGCCGGCGGCTCGGGCTCCTCGTCGTCCACCACGATCGGCGGCACGGAGTCCGCACCGGCGGCCCCCACCCGGTGCCGGCCCCGGGGCGTGATCTCGGCATCCCGGGAGGGCGCGGGCCGCACCATGCCCAGATCGATCTTCAGCCGCTCGGCCGTACGGTCGCCGAGCAGCAGCGCGTGCTCTTTCTTGGCGTAGGTGATGACGGCCTCGTCCAGCTCGTCGCCGCCCACCCGTAGCGACTTGGCGACCACGACGCCGCTCATGGACACGATGGCGACCTCCGTGGTGCCGCCGCCGATGTCGACCACCATGTTGCCCGTGGCCTCGCCGACCTTCAGCCCGGCGCCGATCGCCGCGGCCATCGGCTCCTCGATGATGTGCACCCGCCGCGCGCCCGCCTCGTAGGCGGCCTCCTTGACCGCCCGCTGCTCGATGGAGGTGGTGCCGCTCGGCACCGCCACCACGATCCGGGGTTTGGCGAGGAACCTGCTGGGGTGCGCCTTCTGGATGAACATGCGTAACATGCGCTCCGCCGCGTCCAGATCCGCGATCACGCCGTCCTTGAGCGGCCTGATCGTGGCGATGTGCGGGGGAGTACGCCCCACCATACGTTTGGCCGCCTTGCCGACGGCCACGACGGTGTTCTTGTGAAGGTTGATCGCGATGACGGAGGGCTCGTTGAGCACGATGCCCTTCCTGCGGACGTAGACGAGAGTGTTGGCGGTGCCTAAGTCGACCGCTATGTCATGACCGAGAAGACCCAATGCGAATGCCATGTGCCGCACAGCCCTTTCGACCCGGTGGGGGGCAGGGGGACACTGCCCGCACTCGCGCTGCCCTCAGGGGTTTCACCACAAACGCAATATCTTTGTAGCGGCCCCATGACCGCAGGTCAGTCCCGGTCCTGCTCAGCGGGCGGTGCGCCAGCTCTGCTCCTCGACGAGCTCCGTGCTGCGCCATCCGGCGGGCGTGCGGCGCATGCGGTGGTGATACCAGCCGCCGCCGTGCAGGAAGCCCTCGGTGCCGGCCGCGACCATCTCGCGCGTCGGGGCGAGCGTGTCGGTGAAGGGCGCGCTCACCCGCGCCTGCCCTTCGTGGAAGTCGATCGTGGGGGCGCCGATCAGGTGCAGGCGGCCCGGCCAGTGGGAGAGCACCTCGGCCAGCCAGGCCTTGACCTCCTCCCGTGTGCCCTTGATGCCGCCCGCCGAGGTGTAGTCGATCAGCGCGTCGTCGCTGAACACCTCGTCGAGCAGCTCCCATCGGCCGGAGTCGATGGCGCGGGTGTAGCGGGCCAGCAGGTCCGCGATCTCCAAACGGTCGGCGATCTCCTGAGCGTCCATGGTGTGATCGTCGCGCTAGAAGCGCTCGGTGACCAGCCCGGACAACCGCTCCCGCGAGGCCCGAACGGTGAACGGCTCGCAGCCCGTGCAGAAGTAGCCGCGGCCGAAGGTGAACTCCACCGTGCCCTTGCCCAGGTTGACCAGCAGACGCTCGTTGTCCACGGTCACGGTCCGCGGAATCTGGCGGGCCGGCATGAGGGGCCGCAGCGCGGCGGCCAGCCGCCTCCTGCCCTCCGGGGTGAAGGCGACCGGGGCGAAGATCTCCCGCACGGTGATCGTCCGCCCCTCGGCCACGTCATAGGTGACCGCCCGCCAGTGCTCGCCCGCCAGCAGGTAGCGCACCGAGATCACCTGAGCGTCGCCGCGTACCACGACGTGGGTCCCGGTCACGCTCCCGTGGGCGGCCGGGTTCGCGCGGAGGTCGCGCAGCATGTCCTCGAGGTGGTCCCTGACCGGCGCGAACAACGCCGCGTTGACCCGCCGCGCGTCCCCGCCCGAGGCCCGCGGGTAGGAGATGTCGATCGTGAGCCGCGGCCGCTGCTCCCGCCAGGTGGCCGAGGTGATCATGAACGCGGGCGGGGCCCCTCGCGCCAGGGGCGCCGCCGCCACGGCGACGAGCACGGCGGCCCCGGCCAGCAGGATCTTTCTCGGCGGTCGCGGAGCCGCCACCCCCGCCACGACGAACGGCCCCGCCACGAACCCCGCCTGCAAGCCCGCCACGGGGTCCAGCGGCAGGCTCGCCAGCCCTCCCGCCACCACCGACGACCCCCACACGGCCGTCCACGAACGGAGCCCTTTCGTGTTCGATCGCCCCAGGACGAGGTAGGTCAGCCCGGCGAGCAGGACGACGTAGAGGGCGCCGGCGAGGTTCTCCAGCGGCGCTTGCGCCACGGACACGGCCGGGGCCGTCACGAAGACCCCGCTGTCGTGGACCTCGGCGTGCGGTTCGACGCCGAACCCGCGGACCGCCCCCGCCGCCACCACCACCGCCAGCGCCGCGCCGGCCGCTCGCGCGGCGGCCGCCAGGCGTTCCCGCCGGGCCGGCACGTGCTCGCGGACCTGCTCCTTCCAGGCCCGGTACCGCTCGGCCAGCGTCCCCCAGGTCTCCTCGTCCTCCAGCTCGACGATCCGTACGAATCTGGTCAAGCCGACCTGTGAGTGCACGATGAATAACAGCGCCGCCAACCCCGGCACGACGACTCCCGTGAAGAGCGCCGCCTCCCCGGCCGGGGAGATGCCCTGCAGCCGTTCGCCGGTCACCCCGTACGCGATCACGCTGCCCGCGTTCCAGCCCATCGCCGCCGCCAGCGCCAGCACGCCCACCAGCACCACGTAGTCGGAGGCGGGGAAGAGCCGGACGAGCCGCCCCCGTACCGCGAGATGGACGAGGACCGCCGCCGACGCCGCGAACACCGCCGTCACCGTCCACAACCACACCACGGCCGTCCTGCCCAGCACGGGGTCCGGCGGCGCGAGGAAGGCGAGCGCCCGCACCATCACCGGCGTCCCGTCGTCGTACGTGCGCCGCGTCAGCACGGGATAGCGCGAGGTCACGGCTATGCAGAAGTACGTCAGCGCGAGCGCCGCCCCCGCCACGAGCAGGCTCCACCGCCGATCGGGCCGCACCGGATCCGGCGGCGCGGGCTCGCGATCGTTCCCCGGGAGCAGGATCTGCAGCCCGGTGCCGGCCAGCGCGAGCAGCAGCGGCGGCACCGCGATCTGCGCGGGCTCGGCGACCAGCGCCGCGCCGATGTCGCGGGCGTACTCCACGGCCCAGGCCGGGTTCAGGGGGTCGGCGAGGAGCGGTTCCCGCATGCCGCGGTCGATCGCGACCACGGCCGCGTACACGATCGGGGCCGCGCACAGGGCGATCCACGCCAGGACGAACGCCCGCCCCGGCCGGCCCTCCACCGGTAATCGCCGCCGCAGCGACCCCTCCAGGTAGCTCGCCACGATGGCCGCCAGCACCACGGCCACCTGGTCGAAGTAGCCGGGCGAGAGCGGCAGCCAGGCCAGCAGCGGCTCCTGGTCCCTGATGAGAACGCTCCACACCAGCGCCCAGCCGAGCACCAAGCAGGGCAGCACCCACCGGCGCGGCCAGAACACCCGCTTGGCCGGCGGCGGGGGAGAGGCCGGCAGGGTGCGCGTCACGGCCAGCGCCGCGAGCGCCGCCACCAGCGCCGTCGCCATCCCCCAGGAGGCGGCGTACGGCGCGGGCTCGGCGAACGCCGACCCGCGCGCCCCCGCCCACGCCAGCACCGCGATCACGCCGGCGGGCCCGCCCGCCAGGCACCAGCAGGCCACCAGCCCCACCCTCGACGGCCCGAAGCCGGACCAGCGGAACGCCGCATACGCTCCCGCCGTGAGCGTCACCGAGAAACCCGCCAGCGTGACCAACGCGATCAGCACCGGCCCCTGGCCCAGTCCGGGGAACACCAGCGCCCCCGCGAACGGCCGGCCGAGCAGGAACCCGCCCACGGGCGGCAGGGCGGCCAGGCCCGAGACGGCGAACGCCGAACCCGCGGCCGCTAGCAGGAACATGCCAGTCGACTTCACCACGCCCCGGTAACTGCCCGCCCAGCGCCGACCCGTGCGCGGACCGGACAGCCGCCCACGTCAAAGGCGCTTCGCCCGCTGCCGGAGCAGTCGCGCCAGCCGGAAGGACGCCAGCACGCTCACGCCGCGGCCGGGACGGCGACCGCACGGCGGCGGCCCGCGCCCGAGACGCCGGCCTCGGCACCCCGGGGGCCATTCGGCTCCCGGGCCCTTCCCGGCCACAAAGCGAGAAGCCAGGTTCGTGATCGGCGAACCTGGCTTCTCGATGCAAAACGCGTGGACGATACTGGGATTGAACCAGTGACCTCTTCCGTGTCAGGGAAGCGCTCTCCCGCTGAGCTAATCGTCCTTACGAGGTGGCGACGGGATTTGAACCCGTGTGGACGGCTTTGCAGGCCGCTGCCTCGCCTCTCGGCCACGCCACCGAGCCGGAAGCTCCGAGCGGAAGACGGGATTCGAACCCGCGACCCTCACCTTGGCAAGGTGATGCTCTACCACTGAGCCACTTCCGCCTCCGCCCCGCCCGGGGCGACGAGAGAACTCTAGCGAATCCTGGCCGAGTCCCCAAACTGGAATATGCCCGCGCAGGTCAGCTGTGGCCGCCGTTGACCGTGACCCGCTGCCCGGTGATGAACGC includes:
- a CDS encoding rod shape-determining protein MreD; the encoded protein is MLVLFLILAPLLQVLLINRSPWGGPDLVVLAVVWLALSRGPVWGCVAGLAAGLAADVTPPADGTVGRTALVLAVTGLLAGRWREGAALPEGRTRDRNPLLAGAAGAAVGTLLQAGAAVALGDEPWRAALAALPWTLAWTVALGALVSPVLLRRRHSVEAEPRVAMRRV
- the mreC gene encoding rod shape-determining protein MreC; its protein translation is MKRALILLVLLAAVLLVVVDRTLMPLEPLRAAGSTVYGTVESAIGTVTRSVGGEGRLRALEQENARLRAELAAGGAKGTPAAAPAPYRGVSAHVVGFGQGRNVTIDAGSAAGVTRDVTVLNADGLVGKVSWAGPATASVSLITDPGSSVGARMAASGELGVVTGMPGDGLLRLSLFDPNAPLEVGDQVVTLGSAGGRPYVAGLPIGTVARIERAPGAATRTALVRPAARLSALDLVAVIVPDTGR
- a CDS encoding rod shape-determining protein, producing the protein MAFALGLLGHDIAVDLGTANTLVYVRRKGIVLNEPSVIAINLHKNTVVAVGKAAKRMVGRTPPHIATIRPLKDGVIADLDAAERMLRMFIQKAHPSRFLAKPRIVVAVPSGTTSIEQRAVKEAAYEAGARRVHIIEEPMAAAIGAGLKVGEATGNMVVDIGGGTTEVAIVSMSGVVVAKSLRVGGDELDEAVITYAKKEHALLLGDRTAERLKIDLGMVRPAPSRDAEITPRGRHRVGAAGADSVPPIVVDDEEPEPPAAPRRWNPFRSRPRQEAVLPAAAPRAISPDASAPVRGRDLVSGLPKTATMTSEEIGEAIEDQVQTIIDAVQTTLDQCPAELAGDLLDNGIVLTGGGALLRGLAERMGQATGMPIRVVDKPLYSVALGAGRCVERFQAMRDVLLPDWSRR
- a CDS encoding nuclear transport factor 2 family protein, translated to MDAQEIADRLEIADLLARYTRAIDSGRWELLDEVFSDDALIDYTSAGGIKGTREEVKAWLAEVLSHWPGRLHLIGAPTIDFHEGQARVSAPFTDTLAPTREMVAAGTEGFLHGGGWYHHRMRRTPAGWRSTELVEEQSWRTAR